The segment GTTACATCACCTGATTCCGCATGGTTCCATTACATTGAATGGCCAATCACAGACCTGCTTTCTCACGTTGAATACCAAACCTGGAAATATGTAAAGAACAAATTGTTGACATGCTGATTAATACAATGGGtgctttaatatttgatttttctatttaagagttttcaaaaataacgGGTATAATTTTATGACATAATTATATTCACGTATCGTCACGGTGATATTTTTTTACTGCACGTAGCATAAATGTATATCCTTTTATCTCTCTCTTAGCagtatgttacattaaaagtgaATTAAACTGTTGCGATTTTCTAGGGAAGAAATTTCTAGTTTCCTACGAGTTATTCTAGATACATATTGACTTACATAGGATGTACActtgtttaataaataaaagttacGAATAgatttaaaactattaaaaatagttctggtttaaaaaaaatactgacatgatataaataaataaatatctgtTTTCCATAATGGTATTTGATTTGTAGATTAActtgattcaattttttaacaaaacattaattcaaatatataaaactattaaaaatgcaattGTTATGAAGTCAATCTTACATTAGTTTAAGTTAGTTTtagtattatatatttatatatgaatatgTTAAAAACGGGTGCGTGAAGTGAATatctatatttaaattaaaaacctaTAGATAAGAAAACATACTTttactgttacatgtatcatataacAATTCATGTACAATTCTTAATTTTtgtctaattacatgtataaaatatgaGCAAAACGGAAATAAACACTTTCAATTACACATCTTTAATGTATGCattttgttaaacaaataaaataaagaattaaaaaagaattttatattgATCTTTTTTTGCGTATACATTTACCCATAGAGCAAGAATTGAATCCAAGAAAACTCTTTTTCCAGCACGTGTAAAAGCGCATACACTTGTGTTCTGTATCTGGAAAGTGTCCGTCAGGCAACTTGGTACAATCCCGAAATACTCCGCACGGTGAATGAACGTTGAAGGCACTGGAATAAaaggttacatgtaaatatttatcttaaaatgtacaattattattacttaattatgtacataaaatGACATGGAAAAGATTACAGAGCTCATTATATAGTTGGCTATATTGATTTCATCTATTACTTACACgtatattcaatttttagtTTCTTAAGAGTATGTCTATAATGTTAAGAGGTTTTTAGTACTAGTATTAATCGTTCTATTTCACTGTTTCTATAACGTAAACATTTAAGATAATTGCTATAGTTTAGATCATATGCCATATAAATAATCTTGAGTATTTTTGTGGAGATTAATTCGTTGTGTatctttaattttcataaagtaatgcatgtatatttatggATTAATCAAAGAAACAACTGTATTGTAAATTAcgaataaatatttgaatttgttaaaagtgttttcataaaaaagtatTCAATTCAAAGGACAAAATCAAAGTATATCCTGCGTTCtattgtggtttcatcaatattcattgaatgcCAACTGTCGTGGAaatcgttgtttagttgatccatgaaataaTGTTCAttaaagtgcaatttctattaacattttgtattgatagggtcattggccacgaattaaTGTATCTTTGAAGCTGTAATTTTCACTTTacccacaaaaattgatacccttgaaaattaataaaaccacAATATTACAGTTTGGTTATGCAGATTTAGTTGtgcgttttttaaaaatagttttcattattatttttcctCTCTTGTATTGGATGTAATTGCTCTATAACTTACTATTCACAATTCCCTGAGTTCATATTGAAGACCATGTACTGATCGCAATGAAAGGTGACCGCTGTCCCATTCACACATTTGAGATAAGTTTTACAGCTTCTCGCAAAGATGACATCGTCTCTTCCTAAACATAGATCATCTACGGCTGATTCTGAAGAGAGAAAAGGCAATTTTTCATGCAGATATTGCTTTTAATAATTGAAATCGCAATAcaaatgtctaaaaaaaaaaaccattaaagAATTCTtatatttgaagaaaatatttaaacacaaTGAATAATTATTACTCTAGCAGAATAAGAGTTGagtcaaaaaatgtaaaagattgTTAATCGTTTCGGAAAAAAAGtgaattgtaataaaaaaaaattgcaccaTAAATTGCTGAAATTGGAAgcatttcaaaacaattaaatcGTAAACAAAGAGAAAGTAGAGGagataaaatgcaaaaaataatatactaCAAATTAAAACATAGGTTTCTACCGTCAACTATTTAATTTATTGCGAAACGTTGCCATTTCAATGTAAATGAGGACCATTTCGGCTAAAACAACTTGTTTCCAACAGGTTTAATGGATGGCCTCTCCAAACCTTTTTTTGAATCTTTGAATACATAAATAAAGTAAACTTTATAACAAAGAGTATACATTTACAAAAACCTCCTCCGCTAAGAATgataatttttctgattttccCGATTTGGTATGCGTGTATAAAGAGAAGGAAAAGGTCAAGAAAATATACCACGAAACAACACTAaagttagatattttttgaagtcatACGAGGACATGACATACACTCTTACCGGATTGCATACTGCTTAGCATTTTAAGCAGAAGAAAAACTATCAATAGATAGTTCACTTCGTTTTATATAGATGAATTTGCAATAACACGATAGTATATGCAGACAAAAATCACcgtacttttaaaacaattattctaAACTTCCGTGAAGAAATAGAACCCATCAATCGTCTGAGCTGAGTGTTTTGACACGTTAACTTTGTCACTGTTTTTGATAAAGATGTTTCCGCGTGTTAGGTGAGCTGCTCGACTATTTCCCGACCCAATTGTTGGCTGCATTTTTTAAGTATTCATacaatcttttgattttgaatttaggAATTCCAGTCGGTTATAATCGTGCATAATTAATCAGAATTGTAAGCAATCAACAGATCTAAAGCGTTTATTATACGACGGCAATTTCTGTGTTTATGCTTAACTGAAGTTAAGTTTTAAGtgatatatgaatatttttattttaaatactgcTTTTGCCATATAGTACAATGTTCATATAACTTGTCTTGATTATCATAGctcatttttttctcttactAATTAATAATACATTGTAGAGattttgaagtacatgtataatacatgtacgatGGCATGAGAATTAAACGGTAACGTACAATTGCTCCAATTTATTTCAACCATTTGagatttatacaaaattaatattgttattttcaaagtgtttaattttacattgttttcTTAAACCATTCCACTAGTACTCTCACTTTACtctttaatttatcatttagcagcgtttaattgatttttattatgttttcaaataaaaaaaaatttaaatattctattcagaattataattttttttcataaattcctaattctATGATTTATTATGtataaacaatcaaaacaaaaaagataatTGTATATCTATGTATATAAGTATACGAAGAGTCAGACGCATGTTACATGTACGTACATCAAATTAACAGCAttcatttgtcaaaaaaaggaaagaaaaaaaaacgatgGTTTGGTTGGCTCTGGACGTTTTGTGATTGAATTGTTAGGTCATTTCGGCAATCAGCATGGTTTAGcataatattgaatgatatgAATTTATATAGGGAGAAATCCAAACATACCACCCCTCcaccccgcccccccccccccccgaaaaaaaaaatccatacacacgcaaataaaaacaaagtttcGGAACAAATTATTAGTTAGATATcgatgtttttgtttattatcattaaaatagtaataataatttttattataaccattattatcatttttgcaaatatgatgatttacatttatttagaatgaaatcCTACTGTAAGGCATGACAAAAAGTAAAGCTTTAGATATTTACCGCTCAAAgcttttaacatgaaaatatgaatattatttataacGCATTAAGTCCAAACTACTCATGCTGGTTAATTGCTACCCTAATTGTTGTATCGTATACTATTACGGTACaatacataatataaatataaagtaatGGTATTAATATATCACTTTTTCAGcttgttgtgtttttaaaatgttaataatatcAAGAGACAAACCTATAAACTATGCTTGctagtcaaaaaaaaaatttcaaggaCAAATTTGTTTGCAAACATTCTCATTAAAGTACTTCGTCAGAAACTGGTGGTGAAATATGTCATAATAGTGGTATACCGCAGTACTTACCGTAATATGCGGAAACCAAAACAAGTCCACAAATCGATAACAGAGAGTAGTGGACCAGTAACATGTTCACAAGACGTTAAAGGACACACCGAAGGCCTCGGTCTGGACGAGGTTCTAGTTCACAAAACTAAATGTTCAGACAAtatgaacattatttttacccatgatgaactttgttttaaatCACTTTTAGAAACCACTTTCAGAGATCCACTTAGAAATAAACACCCGGTCTCTTGCAGGCAGCACAAAAAGTTGTGTTCATATGTATTTGGTTTGAGTCAGCAGggcatttatatatttataagttaTTTTGCATAATCAAAAGGTAAAAAAACTTTCCagtatttatcaaattatgGTAAAGAGGGAAATTACAGTGGACCCGTGACAGCTGTCACTCAGCTATTTGTCTCGGGAATTAGCAATTTTGTACCGTTGTCAACGGGAGACCATTAAATGAAAAGGTAGAAAAGGTTTTTGTAATGATATTGTGGTTTTGTACTAACCTTAAACAAGCAATCATCGTTTCATTGGCCTGTCAAATCCATTAGCATTATTAAAGTTCCAATCCTTTTCATATCTCAGTGCAAGAGTTCATGGTTCGCGGGAACATTTCGGTACACTGATTGACTGTTTTCCGATTTTATTGACCAATCTTAACTTcagtagtttaaaaaaataaggcaATTAAAAATAGCTCTCAAGACTTCAACTGAATGAAATCATTTGTTCATTTCGACCGCTTGGAATTCCATTCGTTTTTATTCAGAATTAAATTCTACCAATGATTGGAACTATAAGTTATAAGAAACTTAAATCATTCTAATGAtaaaggaaaataaaacaaaggtatatatttgttacgtcATCTCAATCTGACTACTCTTTTGTCCATTCCATAATCAATGTCCTGTTTTGGGTTATCCGCAATTTATCGCTTCAGTCGAGACTAAACCAAAGATACTAGTTTATCCAGTAAAACTTTAGCCAAGAAacggaaaaataaaaatttaaaaaggggTGGTACTTAAACGGAAACTATAGGATTATTTAAtcttataaacaataaatgttttgaattaaaatcacAGATTATTTTGTCCCACACGACATACATTTGATCTTTGATTGGTTAAGGATTTCTTCAGTAACTTTTCGGCTGCGTTGAAGCATGTATTTTCAcaaggaaatgcctaatatgTAAATATGGACGTTGCTGCATACAAGGTTTTTACTTTGATCTTAACATGTAGTAAAATTCCTTTCTGTGTTTGATCCATACATGTTAGGATATGCAAACAGAGGACACGGTGACCGCCGGATAAAACATATCCGGCATCAGCGGGTATGGTAACTTTTTACTGCAATGTTCGCCTCCCAAAAACATTCAAGTGTTATATATATCTCTCACCGTAggtcttttttaaattatttaaacaataaaatgctttctttggggattcattcgggatatgaaggtagcgacattgcagaaaaaatacataacccgcgttatgtaaattttttttttctgcaatgattgctaccttcattacccgaatgaatcatcaaagaaagcattttattgtttatattaacatctttcttttagcaaattgataaattgattatgaaaagtaagtaaaattcactaaattactgttaatgtacgtaagtacgttaactaaaagaaacagccaaatcgtctcctgtgagactttgagtctgacgtcgtcatgattatttcgtgcagtccgtgatttttccttgGTAGTTGTTggtctcgaccaatcgataaactgggcgtgtcaagtttggtcctgtcactttcttgtcagtttcagccgctgtagatttcgaccaataaataaacggggcgtgtagatttcaatctggctgtttctatagagctatgaattaactataagtttccgtaagaaatagagggaataatacttggtagatgtaaatattcatatatagTGGGTTAATATCCTAAGAAACAACACTTAGAAAGTTACTTAGAGGGAGGAGCCACAGGTCTGTCGTCACCTTTTTGCAATTTTTGCTTGCCAATGTTTGCAGTGTTGCTAAAACACTCTCGATAGATctcacaataattatcaaagACTTACTTAACCATTCTAAAATAATTTCACACATGGTATATCGTGCCATTTTTTTGTCCAAACCAACATGAACATTAAGTTGGTGTCAGAGTTGGGATGCCCTGAAAGCATCGAAATTTATAGGGTTTTTTCCAAAAAGTCTATTTGTTCATTAGACATTTCTGTacataatattatatacataCTGATTCATCTAAAGAACATCTATGGTTTAGCACAACGTATAGCTTACAGTTTAGtatgtatgaaataaaataagtaaCTAAAAAATACCAGTGGTGTCCACAATTGCAGCTTGAAAAAGAGAGAAGAAAACGAATCCCGTCTTCAAAGATAGTAAGTTTTGTCAGtatattcatatgtacaaactgttttacatacatttattaataatctttaaaacCAGCAATTATGACTACTCTAATGTTCAAGTAAGCAAAATTACATATAACGGCGGAGAAATTACTTTTACGATGACTCCTTGACCTTTATTGGCGCCTCAGAGGGTTTACGAATGCAGAGTTTTACAAACAGTGGCATGTAAGAATATGCTAACCAggggctcgtaacataaagcaTGCTAAGATTTTGACTTACGTAGGGTCATAAGTAGGACTTAGGCGGAATCTTAGGACCTACATAAGTCATACTTAAGTATGTCTTATACCGTAACATAAAGCAAACTTAGCAATGTCTTAGCTTAGTCATACttatgttaaaagtaaaaacaaactgttcattttttttatcgaatTCGAATGTATCGGTAATGAATCGTTATCTTAGGTTGATATCATGTTTATTTATAGATACATGTGCTTGGTATTTTTTATGTCAGATGGGGTAGAATTAAATGTACAGACACAAAAATTCAAGGTATCATGAGTGTAAATATATGtacctaaaaattttaaaaagctcAAAGCAATGGATCTCAGGCAATGCATTCAGTTAATTGTTGttacttctttgttttgatgaatATTCACTAGTCGTTCTCGAAGACTTCCTGTAGCGTAATATCGCGATGCCGTTTGAACTTGATAGAATAATATAGTTGATTTCTATTTATTGTTTGATCTACATCTTATCTCGCCAATAAGGCAATTCACTTACTCTGAGTATAATTTCttcattaaatcaatatacTGAATCGAGGCAATCGTCATCTTTAAAATCACTGAGGGTTTTTTGTCTTCAAACGTTCTTTTTATAATTTCTCAGATTTCACGAGTttacgtatatacatgtagtcacaAGTACTTCTTGTAAACTGATTGTTACGTGTTTACAACCTATTCAGCAGTCCACTTGCATACTATATGGAAAATGTTGCAGCTCATTAAGACCATTGCTAATGTTTATATCAATTAAACTAAAACTCTGATATtgaactatattataaatacactgtatttacAAGCTAAATTGAAATACTTAACAAATAAACTTCTAAATATGTGTAAAACAAACTTAAGATAAACTTAAGCCACCTCTATCGGCCGTCTAAGTTTTATGTAAATTGTCCTAGCTAAGCACTCTTCTAGTTACGGGCTTAAGTCTAAGAATGCACTTAAGTCCTGCTTAAGCACTGTCTTACACTTAAGTACcctttatgttacgagccccAGGCACGTACATGTGTAGcaccctccccctcccccttttttctcgcagcaaacaacTTCCTTAAATAGAcgcattaaaaatacatgtagaataatCCTGGAGTCGGTGCCTCTACTTTTTTtttggagtatgtaaaaaaaattgaaataagggGAGTTGAAGTTATAGATATACGCATTTTGGCTTACCCTTCCCCTCCCGGATTTGGATTTTCACGATTTGTGaatttgcttcttttttttttttcttttttttttgttcaagatTCTTGGCTGAGTCCCATCTTCAAAACCGGTGCTACCTGCTTacataggaaaactacatgacCAATTTAAGGTGCAATTTCAGAGTAACTGTATTTTCTATGAAGAAATACATCCTGTTACGTTATCTAGAACGATAAATTGTCTAAAAATGAATAAACCGTGTCTTTGATTTCCAGTTGACCAAAATTCTAAATGTTCTAACTCCATCATGACTCTGAAACTGTGagacattcaaaatttaaaaaaacagatGTATTGCAAGTAACGTTTTTACAGGTAGAGCTGCAAAAACCGTCTTTAACAAAATCAAACGACGTGTATATTAATTGTGAATTCATAATTGCTTTAATTCTTCCGACCTAGatcattcaaaaatttcaattataatatttcattaaagtaCTCTAGCATCCAAGACAAATAGATTTGTATTCTTACAAAAACATAAATCCTCTTTATTTACAGACAAGAGACTGTACGGTGTTGTTTTCTTCtaagaaattcaatttttttaaataacacttTTTTGTCAGAACACATGCAAATATAGTTATATTAGacgtataaaattattttaataatattaatgttaAAAGTTTTCCCTTAAAATTAACGGTTTTTTCGTATTTTGCGATCgtttcaatcaaaatttgaaataataattacttttttttgaATGAAAGAAAGATGTGAACGATAATTATATACGcaatcttaattttaaaaaaaattaattcaacggtaaattttttttaaaaataactatttGTGCAAGCATTTGACTACAAATGTCCCCtatattttgtacttttagctgtttaatgtaattcaaacgaaaatttcgttaaaaaaattgGTATGTATATTAACAGCTTTTGGTGAATTGcgttttgtattttattattttttttttttcaattacgaaCGAGACGGAGACACAAAGAGACACTATAATGGAGGCCCTGACCTTTGTGCGGCACGACCATAAATCCCCGACCCACCAATCATTAGAGCTGGTCACCGATATTACTAGTCTTATCACGACCCAACACAGGTGTCTTCTCGATCGAGTGTTATTGATCAATGCTCCACAGGTTACCATTGGTGTGCCAGTAATCTGTTTGTCTCTCACTTGATGAATTGTCAAATTGCTTTTGAAGTACGCATCTTATCAGAACTAAGTTACGCTTTCTGTCGAATAGGAAAGTAGGTGAAAAGCCAAATTgctataaaaaagaaatctctGCTGCAAATTTGCATGAACCCAGTAATTAATGATGTGGTTAGTCACTATATAGGTCAATATTTCATAACAATTCTAATGAAGTTTAGTCTGCTCTATATCCATAGTTTAGCATAATCGGTACCTTCCGAAATGATCAAAGGCGCATTGAATCATCAAcagaattttaaacaaaattagaaAGACACGTgtttaatacattgtatttaatacATTAAAAGTCTTTTCAAACATGTTTGGTATACAATTAAGTAAAGTATTAATCagcaattaattaattactaaTTATTCACACGTTTGTCGTCAGCTGATGAAGAGATCACCCAAGTTGTTCCAGTGGACTTGACGTCATATTCGGATTGATTCCACATGGCGGACCGATGTCGGTGATGTAGTCACAAGTTTGTAGGGCAAAGTTAAATACAAGTCCAGCGGGGCACGGATTGTGTCCCATGAATTTCCGCGCATAGCACGTGAAATAATATTGACACTTCCGGTCGATGTCCGGATATCTTCCGTCATCTCGACCTTCACAGTCCCGGAACGTCCCACAAATCTCATGCACATTGGCAGGACTGAAATGGatatcaaattgttttaaacattttatcagCGGTACGTCAAATTATACATTGTACTATTGGAGTTTTTCGTGTATTTTACCCATATGCAAAAGAGCAAACATGTATATGCCAATTGatacttttgaattttacattatatacgcaggtacaatgtatataagtatATGCAGATAGAGCCTTTGTGTACCCCTGTAACAATactatcatgttttaaaaagccGCATCTAGTTAACATATTACAAAGCTCTACTTCATATTGCACACCCTCTTCAACGTTTACGTCGCACAGAAGAAAATTTCTTCATCAGTGAAGTACATGATGTGAAAACCTAGGAAAATCATtgtggtacatgtacagtacttACTCGTCACACTGGTTGGTATCTCGATTGAAGACCATAGGCTGCTTGCATTCGGTGATTGTGCCTACCCCGCCTTTACACGTGGTGTAGGCGCGACAGCCGGCGTCATATACTCCATCTACCCTCCCAACACAATTCTGTCCACATGCTGCAAATaaaggaataaaataaaaattcattcgtTGTGacgaatctttttttttaatcttgcaAATAAAAACCCGTCTACCAAAATCTGGCCGTACGAATTAATTctcaaaaaaacttttaaaaatgtagttTACCATTTAACATTACATCAAGACTCAACCATTTTTATAATCTGGaaaagattgaaaaatatttataagcCTGAACGACTGAAAGTTATTCTTACCAAAGTCAAAAATTGCAAGTAGAAGAACTGCTAAAGCGCTAGCGTAGACCTCCATTGTAACTTTACTACAACGAGGCGTCCATCCACTGCTATAAATAAATACCTCCCACCCGCCCGTCTCATTTCTCGGTAGCTGGGTAGATCAAAGTCCTTCAGCTGATGAATATGACCAGTGTTTAGGTTAAAATGTCTTCCCCGCCCGAGAAAGTTTAATTAACAGATTATGGAAGTATCTGGTGTTTAGCTATCCGCAATTAACAACATAAACTTATAATCTATGACTTCGTATGTGTCTTGATAAGGCAATAGTAGCACACATTTTACAACTTAAAGAGCCTGGGTGGTATCACGAATGTTCTTTTTATATCACTGAAGATAGAAAACCGGATGcttgatttgtttttgttttttttcatgccTGTCCTTCTTTCTGTCTTTCTGTTTACCAAACCTAaatctttaaatcttttaaatgtattaagCAGATGAACTTTTTTGGGCAAACATAATTTATTCAACTACTGATGTTCTCACAAATGTACCCTTACAAAGTACCATATGTCCATCCATTTTGTTTGATCGTTAATATGTACACAAGAAtagttttttaataatttaaaagcttTGTCGTCTTCAGAAACAATCTAAACAATTATAATGTTGAATTGTTCCTGCAATTTCTCCCTATAAACCACATTCATCATAAAATCATCCCTTTTTTAGATATTGATTTGAATCATAATCAATCGTCATTGTACACAATTTAGGTCTAAATAATTATTACATTTCTGCATCTTTTCCCACTTCAAGGACTCTGCAGCTTTATACAGACATTAACCTTATATTACTTATTCTGTAATTATTAAgagtgtaaaaacaaaatttaatacttGGTATATTGCAATTTCTGGTGCTGACGATGCtctttattttctaatattttttcaaatataaaaactaatgaaataaataaaagatctCAAAcactgaaattatttttttcatcatgtttTCCTATCATTAAAAAAGGAGACAAAGTGCACAATCAAACAAATTGTCTAATTCTGTATGTCTCCCTGGACAGTAACCACAAGCATTACATTGGGATCGTCCGACACACTAACGTACATTATTATAACACAGTATGTAAACTCGTTCATGATTGATTTTCACTACATATTCACATTACAACTTGGCTACGTCTGGAGGTATTTGTGTGTATGACAAACACACCCTTTCTCCACCACACAGGCAaggtagcatcgtttttaagggggggggcaGACTGATTCAAATAATCTTGCCAAGCAAAAAGATCCAAATCCAAACATACCTATAACTTCAAAACTTTTTTCCTGTTTAAATCCATATTTTCACTTCGATT is part of the Magallana gigas chromosome 3, xbMagGiga1.1, whole genome shotgun sequence genome and harbors:
- the LOC105317662 gene encoding peritrophin-48 produces the protein MEVYASALAVLLLAIFDFACGQNCVGRVDGVYDAGCRAYTTCKGGVGTITECKQPMVFNRDTNQCDDPANVHEICGTFRDCEGRDDGRYPDIDRKCQYYFTCYARKFMGHNPCPAGLVFNFALQTCDYITDIGPPCGINPNMTSSPLEQLG